From Zavarzinella sp., one genomic window encodes:
- a CDS encoding CARDB domain-containing protein encodes MGLFEQIHTFLTNSNPQTANRTKIVLKVENLEDRSVPAVLLWDGGGDGTSWSDARNWVDQAALQVTDEPLNAPGVDDHAIIDMAGAVYTVRVDSDIVVDSITMNSTSAELDINGRTLTVTNELNAQSNKVIRLTDGTLNAGEITNNGLFTALKTSSVSADNFTNFSTVQLVKSAAQGAVLLNFNGEMHNEGLVNFLLSGSNNVNASLILSEGSTLVNEADGEILMGSGTGTSILQGTVDNFGTINILEDNSKINGVGTVLNNHGTVNVASTGRLFGENATYNQIAGVFNNERDVRLENNGTFNMSGGVLNENSAGSEIFHVKNLIISGGDHNGRAIVVTNGTAHFAAEAPNDANVQLRQSNTVSGTLVQGQTLTVLKQTNLGSTTTFENFANSGLVRFAPSKTTESSTSVANGSIQNNLGGMIEITTKLDFSGTTATNAGTITTTKLTRSGGTFTNSGHIELQSGGEWSVLANSHFHHTGTIANNTTFKVFGEMIVDGDIANSGLLETLTAGSNPPGTLTYVSGIVSGNHPTITSAKLNIQGNSPQDFRMRGASTLEGTLAQGQTLTAVSNGTTPPIIVVDDSALINGKLLIDNTGANTDSRLQSTNSGSVKVGSTGEIVFEATNRTTLLEAPIANEGTITVDGRATLLFGRTLSNTGMLNLNAGSQMGGGTIEQLAGSWNIDPTAIAGRGADIRYLGGNINGIVQVTKSLELGENAGNSGTFVMESGSSVKGVVKQGQTLILGPGSVNAIEGLRNEGTIIFQSPENANTFSQLELGQATFTNATTGVLRVQHSNQTALFHQANIFNEGTIIVESGRLDYRGFFTNTGNVIIEEDGKIIASTNAEGFFMDGGTIENNGEFRYLGGSFEFNGGNILDPIDVDTASITFATNLDSTTTINAKGIRLLSNIPDGITLNINSDIAGLTTSVETPEGFVNHGIINVGTNTSISTVTLGHPQRKITNLGTININGTGARTVRGTLDNQGTINAASNWILDGSTTKNHLNSGIINSSATTTIRGASFLNETTGTINASGSLIFKDAFANTKTVSAGKINIGTTGAAAQLNITGDIELTSTAALNFDIGGEIPGTEHDRLNITGKGTLNGVANFDLINGHVPAENSAYVPLTYTSKVNDFALYTGLNSGITQVFQSTATATELQVITVAPGFDIRPQITSVASNGISGQAVQLSYDVINNGLPIVGQTWKDRIYISSSATFDPRFAFLVKEVTKSADIAQGDTISETVSVDIPGVNPGNYFWHIVSDVNQVIADSNRSNNVTTSTSQTFVTADQLGLGETITGNIKAGQNFYWELELTQAEATMLDLVMDKNDAIRMFISQDEMPSNWNFDFESERVSATNATHQFKTDELRKYFVHLRANPSAGADGTNYSLSWFNVPLTISSVTSNKGSNLGNATVVLNGTSYREGAHVQLIGQNGVVVRDAIDVTVIDSEKLEATFNLTGEAAGLYNLRVIVGTEAADCGGNCYEVVSTVAGSFSTNITLPDVAVGRIGTGSVTFKNNSNTDLEAPIFLLEISNGLLGFDDCFDASCMSETKVFFVDSGEGNRQFYRPGESGTIFFNFTVPNDETFRVTVKQLDDATPLPAEFVTSLFPATFTEEQINFFAPRLSGLVGDTFGSFHSALARKANDLAEFGAPGTTNINTLVQSLVGETTGFGSLSSLANGTNKMEFINRNGRTDQQILVSLNGFQIHELVNNCQVSGEQGILILRGEGFFQPDPNVEFPELTIIILINRETGEQFEVIAKFISENELHVDLSSVNLGEGLSDYDIHVDPFSNRTGEEFILRKAFQLKSFLTPRPPIMSSLIVQNFSEFGVSGVQFKQENGLISEISFNGYGFAPGTKIEVFDDDGNLVFFQEGSPDTSTSISYFGLSIDPNNVRKVTIVNFDEISDDFKEIEIGISDASELADIDGFIPILEEGSKFVGFSTEVSNSGPPMSSFLISNNCLQEGAVVNVAKILGVNIAGITQIFIGNATTLVPIDGFEISTFTDENTGRSFESLALVLPDGLTAGEYFITIDQVIEGGNLIRHTISKAITIKQSPSMQITSPTSFGEGVADATHYAMRTTGGKTVATIGGVDILVPTDEEGEFVSTALLPITQNGSDLTFTVGNFDQNFDSNTGTYKGYTDRSTGEVFIPTFFNSVRGLISTLENATRVIQSFKRDAQGKVVEQLIENAQTGSLEMTRYGYNSAGQMSSLTTPDGKTSNFTYNENNQVTGITNSEGGSCTLEYDPTTLYLIKSIENISGGEFTLSYSALGLLQSVTLPDGTELTEDRGNDNTAIDAQLAALNQQQQEFGSQLGNAITNALKKADDFMERITACHPLIKNVLEGIVEIEQVSAAKKLQKGQSASGSQRQRELKPASSEKKSTTEKIIEVINTVQDYVEITESGEDATTLATKDGQAKRAVDPNDILGPSGVGDLHHLMQDETLQYTIRFENIAEATAPAQEVFITQTLDSDLDFSTYRLEEFGFGDIRIQLPGDSNSIRTIVDLTESRVILVRVSADINELTGQIRWIFESQDPETGALPANPLLGFLPPNVIPGEGEGFVRYSIRTKADRISGDRIDAAASIVFDVNEAIATPPIFNTIDAGEPSATMNALAERQTSETFTISWTGTDDVGGSGVAHYDVYVSENGGEYVKYLDDTTATSAEFTGTNGSSYQFFVVATDLVGFEQPQPSVPQASTTVALPTEGTAELVDGNLIVTGTSGDDDIIINRLRRDLVKVKINGEVVGTFFVSGKIQANGLDGDDLIRLEENVLQEAILLGGNGDDKLVGGKGFNYLDGGAGDDVLHGNAGDDILIGGTGDDKLHGDQGNDILIGGSGDDVLDGDNGHDLMIGGSGEDNLRGGSGDDILIGGTTTWENNPPALTDILSYWASQNDYEERVLRLSTETDNDPLPKLITIGSAPRVFDDHAKDKISGDGGEDWFFVNLTKPNRDSLTDYRRKEIIHQTDAAE; translated from the coding sequence ATGGGATTATTTGAGCAGATTCATACATTTTTAACAAATTCCAACCCACAAACCGCCAATCGCACAAAAATTGTGCTGAAGGTAGAAAATCTGGAAGACCGCTCGGTGCCTGCTGTTCTACTTTGGGATGGGGGTGGGGATGGTACATCCTGGTCCGATGCCCGAAACTGGGTTGATCAGGCTGCGTTACAGGTTACCGATGAGCCACTAAACGCCCCCGGAGTCGATGACCATGCGATTATTGACATGGCTGGTGCGGTTTACACCGTTCGGGTTGATAGTGATATTGTCGTTGACAGTATTACCATGAATTCCACCAGTGCAGAACTCGACATCAATGGTCGCACTCTGACAGTTACCAACGAACTGAACGCACAAAGCAACAAAGTGATCCGGTTGACGGATGGCACGCTGAATGCAGGCGAGATTACGAATAATGGATTATTTACAGCTCTCAAAACTTCATCTGTATCCGCAGATAACTTTACCAATTTTAGTACCGTGCAACTGGTGAAATCTGCCGCCCAGGGTGCGGTATTGTTGAACTTCAATGGCGAAATGCACAATGAAGGACTGGTCAACTTTCTTCTGTCCGGCTCCAATAATGTGAACGCGTCGCTGATACTTTCCGAAGGTTCTACCCTGGTAAACGAAGCAGATGGCGAAATACTGATGGGAAGCGGTACCGGTACGTCAATTCTGCAGGGTACCGTCGATAATTTTGGTACGATCAACATTCTGGAAGACAACAGCAAGATTAATGGTGTTGGCACCGTACTGAATAATCATGGCACGGTGAACGTGGCATCGACAGGACGGCTCTTTGGCGAAAATGCTACTTATAACCAGATCGCAGGAGTCTTCAACAATGAACGTGATGTGCGACTGGAGAACAACGGCACTTTCAACATGTCTGGGGGTGTACTTAACGAAAACTCGGCAGGCTCCGAGATTTTCCATGTCAAGAACCTGATCATTTCCGGTGGGGATCACAACGGACGCGCCATTGTTGTCACGAATGGAACAGCCCATTTCGCTGCTGAAGCACCGAATGATGCCAATGTGCAGTTAAGACAATCGAATACGGTCTCCGGCACGCTGGTACAGGGACAGACGCTGACTGTCTTAAAACAAACCAACCTTGGTTCAACCACGACATTCGAAAACTTCGCGAATAGTGGCCTGGTAAGATTTGCGCCCAGCAAAACCACGGAATCGTCTACATCAGTTGCCAATGGATCTATCCAGAATAACCTTGGTGGCATGATTGAAATTACGACGAAGCTGGATTTCTCAGGCACTACAGCAACGAACGCAGGAACAATCACCACAACAAAACTTACACGTAGTGGGGGAACATTTACGAACAGTGGACATATCGAGTTGCAGTCAGGCGGCGAATGGAGTGTATTGGCAAATTCACATTTCCACCACACCGGTACCATTGCAAATAATACCACTTTCAAAGTATTTGGTGAAATGATTGTCGATGGCGACATTGCCAATTCCGGATTGCTGGAAACCTTGACAGCAGGTTCCAATCCCCCAGGTACATTAACCTATGTCAGTGGAATAGTTTCAGGAAATCATCCGACAATTACGTCTGCGAAATTGAACATACAGGGGAATTCACCGCAGGATTTTCGGATGCGTGGTGCCAGCACGCTGGAAGGTACTCTTGCCCAGGGGCAAACACTAACTGCCGTCAGCAATGGTACGACACCGCCGATTATTGTGGTGGACGATTCTGCTTTAATCAACGGAAAACTACTGATTGATAACACTGGTGCTAATACTGACAGCAGATTACAGTCAACTAATTCAGGTTCAGTTAAAGTAGGTAGTACAGGTGAAATTGTGTTCGAAGCAACTAATCGAACAACGTTGTTAGAAGCACCGATAGCAAATGAAGGCACAATTACCGTGGATGGCAGAGCAACGTTATTGTTTGGTAGGACACTATCGAACACAGGTATGCTGAATTTGAATGCTGGATCTCAGATGGGAGGTGGCACTATAGAACAACTCGCCGGTAGCTGGAATATCGATCCCACAGCGATTGCTGGTCGTGGTGCGGATATTCGCTACCTTGGCGGAAATATCAACGGGATTGTTCAGGTGACAAAATCTCTTGAACTAGGCGAAAATGCAGGGAACTCCGGCACCTTCGTGATGGAATCAGGTAGCAGCGTCAAAGGTGTGGTCAAACAAGGACAAACACTGATCCTGGGGCCTGGAAGCGTCAATGCAATCGAAGGATTACGAAACGAAGGCACCATCATCTTTCAAAGCCCAGAGAATGCAAATACCTTTTCGCAATTAGAACTCGGCCAGGCAACATTTACCAACGCAACCACTGGGGTTTTAAGAGTCCAGCATAGCAATCAGACTGCACTTTTTCACCAAGCAAACATATTTAATGAAGGTACAATTATTGTTGAATCTGGCAGATTAGATTACCGAGGGTTCTTTACGAATACCGGAAATGTAATCATCGAAGAAGATGGTAAGATCATTGCTAGCACAAACGCCGAAGGCTTCTTTATGGATGGTGGCACAATCGAGAATAACGGTGAGTTTCGATATCTTGGAGGATCATTCGAATTTAATGGAGGAAACATTCTTGATCCGATCGATGTGGATACAGCAAGTATCACTTTTGCTACCAATCTGGATTCCACAACAACAATCAATGCCAAAGGTATCAGGTTACTTTCAAATATCCCAGATGGGATCACTCTGAATATCAACAGTGATATCGCTGGCCTAACAACCAGTGTAGAAACTCCAGAAGGATTTGTAAACCATGGTATCATCAACGTTGGTACCAATACCTCGATTTCTACAGTAACACTTGGTCATCCACAGCGAAAGATTACTAACCTTGGTACGATCAACATAAATGGCACTGGTGCACGCACTGTTCGTGGTACGCTTGATAACCAGGGCACAATCAATGCTGCCTCGAACTGGATACTGGATGGCAGCACCACGAAAAATCATTTGAACAGTGGAATCATCAATTCAAGTGCGACAACTACCATTCGCGGTGCGTCTTTCCTGAACGAAACCACTGGGACAATCAACGCCAGCGGATCACTGATATTCAAGGATGCTTTTGCCAATACCAAAACTGTTTCCGCAGGCAAAATCAATATCGGGACGACGGGTGCGGCAGCCCAGTTGAATATTACCGGTGATATTGAACTTACCTCAACAGCTGCATTGAACTTCGATATTGGCGGTGAAATTCCAGGCACGGAACATGATCGTCTCAACATTACAGGGAAAGGTACTCTCAATGGGGTGGCGAACTTTGATTTAATCAATGGCCATGTGCCTGCTGAAAACTCTGCGTATGTTCCGCTGACCTATACAAGCAAGGTGAATGACTTTGCCTTATATACAGGTCTCAACTCAGGGATTACCCAGGTCTTTCAATCCACAGCAACTGCGACAGAGCTTCAAGTGATCACTGTCGCACCTGGGTTTGATATCCGCCCACAGATTACATCTGTGGCATCCAATGGAATTTCAGGACAGGCGGTTCAACTCAGTTACGATGTTATCAATAATGGGTTACCAATCGTTGGGCAAACCTGGAAGGATCGCATATATATTTCCTCATCGGCCACGTTCGATCCAAGATTCGCATTTTTAGTTAAAGAAGTGACGAAATCGGCAGATATTGCCCAGGGTGACACCATTTCCGAAACTGTTTCGGTAGATATCCCTGGGGTCAATCCTGGTAACTATTTCTGGCATATCGTCAGCGATGTCAATCAAGTAATTGCAGATTCAAACCGCAGCAACAATGTTACTACTTCAACCAGCCAAACATTTGTCACAGCAGATCAGTTGGGGTTGGGTGAAACGATTACAGGAAACATCAAGGCAGGACAGAATTTCTACTGGGAACTGGAACTGACACAGGCTGAAGCAACGATGCTCGATCTGGTGATGGATAAGAACGATGCGATCCGAATGTTTATCAGTCAGGATGAAATGCCCAGCAACTGGAACTTTGACTTTGAATCGGAAAGAGTATCGGCGACAAATGCCACTCACCAGTTTAAGACTGATGAATTACGCAAGTACTTTGTGCATTTACGAGCAAATCCCAGTGCCGGTGCCGATGGAACCAATTACAGCCTTAGTTGGTTCAACGTGCCATTGACCATTTCTAGTGTTACTTCCAACAAAGGATCTAACTTAGGCAACGCAACGGTAGTACTCAATGGAACCTCTTATCGGGAAGGTGCCCACGTACAGCTAATTGGCCAAAATGGGGTAGTTGTGCGGGATGCAATTGATGTTACCGTGATAGATAGCGAAAAACTGGAAGCAACATTCAATCTTACAGGTGAGGCGGCAGGTTTATATAATTTGCGAGTAATTGTGGGCACAGAAGCCGCTGATTGCGGTGGGAACTGCTACGAAGTAGTATCAACTGTAGCTGGATCGTTTAGTACAAACATTACCTTACCCGATGTTGCGGTGGGTCGTATTGGTACAGGGTCGGTTACTTTCAAGAACAATTCAAACACAGATCTCGAAGCACCCATTTTCTTACTGGAAATTTCCAATGGGCTATTGGGATTTGATGACTGCTTCGACGCCAGTTGTATGAGCGAGACGAAAGTCTTTTTTGTTGATTCTGGGGAAGGTAATCGCCAATTCTATCGGCCTGGAGAAAGTGGCACGATTTTCTTCAATTTCACCGTACCCAATGACGAAACTTTCAGAGTTACCGTGAAACAACTAGATGATGCAACTCCATTGCCTGCTGAATTCGTTACATCTCTGTTTCCGGCAACATTCACGGAGGAACAGATTAACTTTTTTGCCCCGCGTCTGAGTGGGCTTGTCGGGGATACATTTGGTTCTTTCCATTCCGCATTAGCCAGAAAGGCGAACGATCTGGCTGAATTTGGTGCCCCGGGGACTACCAATATTAATACACTGGTGCAATCACTCGTTGGTGAAACTACTGGATTTGGCAGTTTGAGCTCGTTGGCTAACGGCACGAATAAAATGGAATTCATCAACCGGAATGGCCGCACCGATCAGCAGATTCTGGTTTCATTGAATGGATTCCAAATACACGAACTAGTCAACAACTGCCAGGTTTCAGGGGAGCAAGGAATTCTGATTCTTAGAGGTGAGGGATTTTTTCAGCCTGATCCCAATGTTGAATTCCCTGAACTCACCATCATTATCCTGATAAATCGAGAAACTGGTGAACAGTTTGAAGTGATTGCAAAGTTCATCTCTGAAAATGAACTGCATGTGGATCTGTCGTCGGTCAATCTTGGCGAGGGCCTTAGCGATTACGATATCCATGTCGATCCGTTCTCAAACCGGACCGGCGAAGAGTTTATTCTGCGCAAAGCGTTTCAACTGAAGAGCTTTCTGACACCACGTCCGCCGATTATGAGTTCACTGATCGTTCAAAACTTCTCGGAGTTTGGTGTGTCGGGTGTTCAATTCAAGCAGGAAAATGGATTGATTTCGGAAATTTCATTTAACGGTTATGGGTTCGCCCCGGGAACGAAAATTGAAGTGTTTGATGATGATGGAAATTTGGTGTTTTTTCAGGAAGGCAGCCCAGATACTAGCACCTCGATCAGCTATTTTGGATTGTCAATCGATCCGAACAACGTGCGAAAAGTGACAATCGTGAACTTTGATGAAATTAGTGATGACTTTAAAGAAATTGAAATTGGTATTTCAGATGCCTCTGAACTAGCAGATATCGATGGTTTCATTCCGATTTTAGAAGAAGGTTCAAAATTTGTCGGCTTTAGTACCGAAGTTAGCAATTCAGGCCCGCCGATGAGTTCATTTCTCATCTCTAATAATTGCCTTCAAGAAGGAGCAGTCGTAAATGTTGCAAAAATTCTTGGAGTTAATATTGCAGGTATAACACAAATCTTTATCGGGAACGCAACTACTTTAGTTCCTATCGATGGGTTTGAAATTTCAACCTTTACTGATGAGAATACTGGTCGTTCTTTTGAATCTCTTGCACTTGTTTTACCTGACGGCCTGACTGCTGGTGAATATTTCATTACGATTGATCAAGTGATCGAAGGTGGAAATCTCATTCGCCATACCATTTCTAAGGCAATCACCATCAAGCAATCACCTTCGATGCAGATCACTTCCCCCACGTCATTTGGTGAAGGCGTGGCAGATGCAACACACTACGCCATGCGAACCACTGGTGGCAAGACAGTTGCCACAATTGGTGGGGTAGATATTCTGGTGCCTACTGATGAAGAAGGCGAATTTGTTTCCACAGCACTATTGCCAATCACACAGAATGGTTCTGATTTAACATTCACTGTGGGGAATTTTGATCAGAATTTTGATTCCAACACTGGTACCTACAAAGGCTATACGGATCGCTCAACAGGCGAAGTCTTCATTCCCACATTCTTCAATTCTGTGCGTGGGTTGATTTCTACTCTGGAAAACGCAACTCGCGTAATACAATCGTTTAAAAGAGATGCGCAAGGGAAAGTGGTGGAACAATTGATTGAAAACGCTCAAACGGGTTCTTTAGAGATGACCCGGTATGGCTATAATTCCGCAGGACAAATGTCTTCACTAACTACCCCGGATGGAAAGACCAGCAACTTTACTTACAACGAAAATAATCAGGTTACGGGCATTACCAATTCCGAAGGTGGCTCTTGTACTTTGGAGTATGATCCCACCACACTCTATCTCATCAAATCAATTGAAAACATCAGCGGGGGAGAGTTTACTCTTTCCTACAGCGCCTTGGGACTATTGCAATCGGTAACACTACCTGATGGAACAGAACTTACAGAAGACCGCGGGAATGATAACACTGCCATCGATGCCCAACTGGCAGCACTCAATCAGCAACAGCAGGAATTTGGTTCCCAACTGGGCAATGCAATTACGAATGCGCTTAAGAAAGCAGATGACTTCATGGAGCGAATAACTGCATGCCATCCACTGATCAAGAATGTGCTGGAAGGGATTGTTGAGATCGAGCAAGTTTCTGCAGCGAAAAAATTGCAGAAAGGCCAATCTGCTTCTGGTTCCCAGCGTCAACGTGAATTGAAACCAGCTTCCAGTGAGAAAAAATCAACTACTGAGAAAATCATTGAAGTAATCAATACTGTTCAGGATTATGTCGAAATTACAGAATCTGGTGAAGATGCAACTACCCTGGCAACCAAAGATGGCCAAGCTAAACGAGCTGTTGATCCGAATGATATTCTAGGCCCTTCCGGTGTGGGGGATCTGCACCACCTGATGCAAGATGAAACGCTGCAATACACCATTCGCTTCGAAAACATTGCAGAAGCCACTGCACCTGCCCAGGAAGTGTTTATCACTCAGACACTGGATAGCGATCTCGATTTCAGCACCTACCGCCTGGAAGAGTTTGGGTTCGGGGATATTCGGATTCAACTTCCTGGAGATAGCAACAGCATCCGTACTATTGTGGATCTTACAGAATCACGTGTCATCCTGGTACGTGTCAGTGCAGATATCAATGAGCTTACCGGACAGATTCGCTGGATCTTTGAATCCCAGGATCCAGAAACCGGAGCTCTGCCTGCCAATCCACTGTTGGGTTTCTTACCGCCCAACGTAATACCGGGCGAAGGCGAAGGATTTGTCAGGTATTCGATCAGGACTAAGGCAGATCGGATATCTGGTGATCGCATCGATGCTGCGGCCAGCATAGTGTTCGATGTAAACGAAGCGATCGCGACGCCGCCGATCTTCAACACCATTGATGCTGGGGAACCATCTGCAACAATGAATGCTTTAGCCGAACGGCAGACAAGCGAAACCTTTACCATTTCATGGACAGGCACCGATGATGTGGGTGGGTCTGGCGTTGCCCATTACGATGTGTACGTGTCGGAGAATGGTGGGGAATATGTGAAGTATCTGGACGATACCACGGCCACCTCTGCAGAGTTCACAGGAACAAATGGAAGCAGTTACCAGTTCTTTGTGGTGGCTACCGATCTTGTTGGTTTTGAACAACCCCAGCCGAGTGTTCCACAGGCTTCCACCACAGTGGCACTTCCCACGGAGGGCACAGCAGAACTGGTTGATGGCAATCTCATTGTGACGGGAACCAGCGGGGATGATGATATTATTATCAATCGTTTGCGCCGCGATTTGGTCAAGGTAAAAATCAATGGCGAAGTCGTTGGCACATTCTTTGTTTCAGGCAAAATTCAGGCAAATGGCCTGGATGGTGATGATCTGATCCGCCTGGAAGAAAATGTGTTGCAGGAGGCAATTTTGCTGGGTGGGAACGGTGATGATAAGCTTGTCGGTGGCAAAGGGTTTAATTATCTCGATGGTGGTGCGGGGGACGATGTGCTTCACGGCAACGCTGGCGATGATATTTTAATTGGTGGCACCGGCGATGATAAACTCCATGGGGATCAAGGAAACGACATTCTGATTGGTGGTAGTGGTGATGATGTGCTGGATGGAGATAATGGCCACGACCTGATGATCGGTGGTTCTGGTGAAGATAATCTCCGCGGCGGCAGTGGGGACGATATTCTGATCGGTGGCACCACTACATGGGAGAATAATCCCCCTGCCCTAACTGATATTCTCAGCTATTGGGCCAGCCAGAATGATTACGAAGAACGTGTTTTGCGTTTGTCAACAGAAACGGACAATGATCCCCTGCCCAAATTGATTACAATTGGATCCGCACCAAGGGTGTTTGATGATCATGCGAAAGACAAAATATCTGGGGATGGAGGAGAAGACTGGTTTTTTGTTAATCTCACGAAACCAAATCGTGATTCTCTGACCGATTATCGCAGGAAGGAAATCATCCATCAAACTGATGCAGCTGAGTAG
- a CDS encoding nitroreductase family protein — protein sequence MSLQIPFQPLQLSNEETEQRGEEFFRLMDLRRNVRDFSDRPVPKELIELAIRTASTSPSGAHRQPWKFVAISQTEIKKQIRVAVETEEKQSYDRRMSAEWLHALAPIGTNWEKPYLEIVPWIVVVFEETYRIAPQGNVEKNYYVKESVGIACGIFITALHQMGLATLTHTPSPMAFLANMLGRPANERPFILFPVGYPAKDCTVPNLRRKTLDEVAIWME from the coding sequence ATGAGCTTGCAGATCCCATTTCAGCCACTCCAGTTGAGTAATGAGGAAACAGAACAGCGTGGGGAAGAGTTTTTCCGGTTGATGGATCTCCGCCGTAATGTACGTGATTTTTCCGATCGGCCAGTTCCAAAAGAACTGATTGAACTTGCAATACGCACAGCTTCTACCAGTCCATCCGGGGCCCACCGGCAGCCATGGAAATTTGTTGCAATCAGCCAAACTGAAATTAAAAAACAGATTCGGGTGGCAGTAGAAACGGAAGAGAAGCAATCATACGACCGTCGCATGTCGGCAGAGTGGTTACATGCTCTGGCACCCATTGGGACAAATTGGGAAAAGCCATACCTGGAGATCGTACCATGGATTGTGGTGGTATTCGAAGAAACCTATCGCATTGCGCCACAGGGGAATGTAGAAAAGAACTATTACGTGAAGGAAAGTGTGGGTATTGCCTGTGGCATCTTCATTACCGCATTGCACCAGATGGGGCTGGCAACACTGACTCATACCCCCAGCCCGATGGCCTTTCTTGCAAATATGCTCGGTCGTCCAGCAAACGAACGCCCGTTTATCCTGTTTCCTGTTGGTTACCCTGCAAAAGACTGCACAGTTCCCAATCTACGCAGAAAAACCCTGGATGAAGTTGCGATCTGGATGGAATAG
- a CDS encoding transposase, whose protein sequence is MMSKRPRTHTAAFNAQVALAAMKGDQTLSQVAARFGILIRLVQGWKKQMLDQAATIFSGTTHASDLVLTT, encoded by the coding sequence ATGATGAGTAAAAGACCACGAACTCATACTGCTGCATTCAATGCTCAGGTGGCTTTGGCAGCGATGAAAGGAGATCAGACACTCAGTCAGGTGGCGGCCCGATTTGGAATCCTCATCCGGCTGGTGCAAGGCTGGAAAAAGCAGATGCTTGACCAGGCAGCAACGATATTTTCTGGAACTACCCATGCAAGTGATTTGGTCTTGACAACGTGA